From a region of the Falco peregrinus isolate bFalPer1 chromosome 5, bFalPer1.pri, whole genome shotgun sequence genome:
- the TM6SF2 gene encoding transmembrane 6 superfamily member 2 isoform X3, translating into MQLPAVPGVLAPSLLAIPVAFGINSATTLADSPLVLMLTVVLVLAGLFSIILLTSGVSHFQDPLFCVFVVFSFTSVVDLIISLEEDGYISGFMEVYVREGEPHLRTAHGIMICYWDGIIHYGLYLAMIAAIGQRKSYRNLGLFWLGSLLMSIVVFLLGNLIGKYSSDLSPAFLLNLPYILIPIWAGVRLFQQPKVLPCLSPEKVAEEQRKCLYQRPQDMGLILVLLLTAAFTFFRGMVVLDCPADSCFEYIYQHEPYLRDPVAYPKVQMLIYMFYVLPFFCLCIYGLVLPGCSWLPDWSLVFAGAVAQLLALRCLRCPAFFLPATPASLHATKKHQ; encoded by the exons ATGCAGCTCCCCGCCGTGCCGGGCGTGCTCGCCCCGTCCCTGCTCGCCATCCCCGTGGCCTTCGGCATCAACAGCGCGACCACCTTGGCAGA cagcccactGGTGCTGATGCTGACGGTGGTGCTGGTGCTCGCCGGCCTCTTCTCCATCATCCTCCTCACAAGCGGAGTGAGCCACTTCCAGGACCCCCTTTTCTGTG TGTTCGTGGTGTTCTCCTTCACCTCCGTCGTCGACTTGATCATCTCACTGGAGGAGGATGGCTACATCTCTGGCTTCATGGAGGTCTACGTCAGAGAG GGTGAGCCCCACCTGCGCACGGCGCACGGCATCATGATCTGTTACTGGGATGGCATCATCCACTATGGGCTCTACCTCGCCATGATCGCGGCCATCGGCCAGAG AAAGAGCTACAGGAACCTGGGTCTCTTCTGGCTGGGCTCTCTGCTGATGAGCATCGTCGTCTTCCTGCTTGGGAACCTGATAG GGAAATACAGCTCTGACCtcagccctgccttcctcctcaaCCTGCCCTACATCCTCATCCCCATCTGGGCTGGGGTGAGGCTCTTCCAGCAGCCCAAGGTCCTGCCATGCCTCAGCCCTGAGAAG GTTGCAGAGGAGCAACGCAAGTGCCTGTACCAGCGGCCCCAGGACATGGGGCTGATCCTGGTCCTGCTCCTCACCGCTGCATTCACCTTCTTCAGGGGGATG GTGGTTTTGGACTGTCCGGCTGATTCGTGCTTTGAGTACATCTACCAGCACGAGCCGTACCTGCGCGACCCTGTCGCCTACCCCAAAGTGCAG ATGCTGATCTACATGTTCTACGTCCTCCCCTTCTTCTGCCTCTGCATCTAcgggctggtgctgcctggctgctcctggctgcccgACTGGAGCCTGGTGTTTGCCGGTGCCGTGGCACAG ctcctggccctccgctgcctgcgctgccctgccttCTTCCTGCCCGCCACTCCTGCCAGCCTGCACGCCACCAAGAAGCACCAGTGA
- the TM6SF2 gene encoding transmembrane 6 superfamily member 2 isoform X1: MQLPAVPGVLAPSLLAIPVAFGINSATTLADSPLVLMLTVVLVLAGLFSIILLTSGVSHFQDPLFCVFVVFSFTSVVDLIISLEEDGYISGFMEVYVREGEPHLRTAHGIMICYWDGIIHYGLYLAMIAAIGQRKSYRNLGLFWLGSLLMSIVVFLLGNLIGKYSSDLSPAFLLNLPYILIPIWAGVRLFQQPKVLPCLSPEKVAEEQRKCLYQRPQDMGLILVLLLTAAFTFFRGMVVLDCPADSCFEYIYQHEPYLRDPVAYPKVQMLIYMFYVLPFFCLCIYGLVLPGCSWLPDWSLVFAGAVAQAQFSHLGSSLHARTPFPYQTPEDVWWSFLFTNVFYALGPQLLALRCLRCPAFFLPATPASLHATKKHQ; this comes from the exons ATGCAGCTCCCCGCCGTGCCGGGCGTGCTCGCCCCGTCCCTGCTCGCCATCCCCGTGGCCTTCGGCATCAACAGCGCGACCACCTTGGCAGA cagcccactGGTGCTGATGCTGACGGTGGTGCTGGTGCTCGCCGGCCTCTTCTCCATCATCCTCCTCACAAGCGGAGTGAGCCACTTCCAGGACCCCCTTTTCTGTG TGTTCGTGGTGTTCTCCTTCACCTCCGTCGTCGACTTGATCATCTCACTGGAGGAGGATGGCTACATCTCTGGCTTCATGGAGGTCTACGTCAGAGAG GGTGAGCCCCACCTGCGCACGGCGCACGGCATCATGATCTGTTACTGGGATGGCATCATCCACTATGGGCTCTACCTCGCCATGATCGCGGCCATCGGCCAGAG AAAGAGCTACAGGAACCTGGGTCTCTTCTGGCTGGGCTCTCTGCTGATGAGCATCGTCGTCTTCCTGCTTGGGAACCTGATAG GGAAATACAGCTCTGACCtcagccctgccttcctcctcaaCCTGCCCTACATCCTCATCCCCATCTGGGCTGGGGTGAGGCTCTTCCAGCAGCCCAAGGTCCTGCCATGCCTCAGCCCTGAGAAG GTTGCAGAGGAGCAACGCAAGTGCCTGTACCAGCGGCCCCAGGACATGGGGCTGATCCTGGTCCTGCTCCTCACCGCTGCATTCACCTTCTTCAGGGGGATG GTGGTTTTGGACTGTCCGGCTGATTCGTGCTTTGAGTACATCTACCAGCACGAGCCGTACCTGCGCGACCCTGTCGCCTACCCCAAAGTGCAG ATGCTGATCTACATGTTCTACGTCCTCCCCTTCTTCTGCCTCTGCATCTAcgggctggtgctgcctggctgctcctggctgcccgACTGGAGCCTGGTGTTTGCCGGTGCCGTGGCACAG GCTCAGTTCTCCCACCTGGGCTCCTCGCTGCACGCCCGCACGCCCTTCCCCTACCAGACCCCTGAAGATGTCTGGTGGAGCTTCCTCTTCACCAACGTCTTCTACGCACTGGgcccccagctcctggccctccgctgcctgcgctgccctgccttCTTCCTGCCCGCCACTCCTGCCAGCCTGCACGCCACCAAGAAGCACCAGTGA
- the TM6SF2 gene encoding transmembrane 6 superfamily member 2 isoform X2 — MLTVVLVLAGLFSIILLTSGVSHFQDPLFCVFVVFSFTSVVDLIISLEEDGYISGFMEVYVREGEPHLRTAHGIMICYWDGIIHYGLYLAMIAAIGQRKSYRNLGLFWLGSLLMSIVVFLLGNLIGKYSSDLSPAFLLNLPYILIPIWAGVRLFQQPKVLPCLSPEKVAEEQRKCLYQRPQDMGLILVLLLTAAFTFFRGMVVLDCPADSCFEYIYQHEPYLRDPVAYPKVQMLIYMFYVLPFFCLCIYGLVLPGCSWLPDWSLVFAGAVAQAQFSHLGSSLHARTPFPYQTPEDVWWSFLFTNVFYALGPQLLALRCLRCPAFFLPATPASLHATKKHQ; from the exons ATGCTGACGGTGGTGCTGGTGCTCGCCGGCCTCTTCTCCATCATCCTCCTCACAAGCGGAGTGAGCCACTTCCAGGACCCCCTTTTCTGTG TGTTCGTGGTGTTCTCCTTCACCTCCGTCGTCGACTTGATCATCTCACTGGAGGAGGATGGCTACATCTCTGGCTTCATGGAGGTCTACGTCAGAGAG GGTGAGCCCCACCTGCGCACGGCGCACGGCATCATGATCTGTTACTGGGATGGCATCATCCACTATGGGCTCTACCTCGCCATGATCGCGGCCATCGGCCAGAG AAAGAGCTACAGGAACCTGGGTCTCTTCTGGCTGGGCTCTCTGCTGATGAGCATCGTCGTCTTCCTGCTTGGGAACCTGATAG GGAAATACAGCTCTGACCtcagccctgccttcctcctcaaCCTGCCCTACATCCTCATCCCCATCTGGGCTGGGGTGAGGCTCTTCCAGCAGCCCAAGGTCCTGCCATGCCTCAGCCCTGAGAAG GTTGCAGAGGAGCAACGCAAGTGCCTGTACCAGCGGCCCCAGGACATGGGGCTGATCCTGGTCCTGCTCCTCACCGCTGCATTCACCTTCTTCAGGGGGATG GTGGTTTTGGACTGTCCGGCTGATTCGTGCTTTGAGTACATCTACCAGCACGAGCCGTACCTGCGCGACCCTGTCGCCTACCCCAAAGTGCAG ATGCTGATCTACATGTTCTACGTCCTCCCCTTCTTCTGCCTCTGCATCTAcgggctggtgctgcctggctgctcctggctgcccgACTGGAGCCTGGTGTTTGCCGGTGCCGTGGCACAG GCTCAGTTCTCCCACCTGGGCTCCTCGCTGCACGCCCGCACGCCCTTCCCCTACCAGACCCCTGAAGATGTCTGGTGGAGCTTCCTCTTCACCAACGTCTTCTACGCACTGGgcccccagctcctggccctccgctgcctgcgctgccctgccttCTTCCTGCCCGCCACTCCTGCCAGCCTGCACGCCACCAAGAAGCACCAGTGA
- the SUGP1 gene encoding SURP and G-patch domain-containing protein 1 isoform X2 has protein sequence MDNARDAPGKASRWFGVAQSKSAKTNVNILHQEELIAQKKREIEARLEQQARQNYLSIQQLPLFGEDDGTENEACVSNKFVNDGSFLQQFLKLQKEKSSTEPPPSSTNNSANTSAPNVGKKPMLFGKRPGQVLSSMLHQAKNYSHFKQTPVVNRLSVFQSPDEDEEEDYEQWLEIKVLPPEDAETRQVVEKLARFVAEGGPELEKVAMEDYKDNPAFSFLHDKNSREFLYYRKKVAEIRKENQSSQASSSQKVSPPDDEETKNSAEKLARFIADGGPEVEAIALQNNRENHAFRFLYEPNSKGYKYYRQKLEEFRKAKSSTACAPLPVESSLKRKTSPEASPSPLCLPSLPLPLPSPLPLPLPVPSPSPLPLPVPSPSPLSLPVPLPLPLPVPSPLPLPVPSSLPSSSSVPSPSPSSTTPPDQTATTPAATTTTATATGTTKKKRKSRWGPEEDKVELPLPQLVQQLDSPSPLSVQDLKGLGYEKGKPVGLVGVTELSEAQKKQLKEQQEMQQMYDMIMKHKRAMQEMQMMWEKAIQQHQHGYDSDEEVDSELGTWEHQLRRMEMDKTREWAEQLTQMGRGKHFIGDFLPPDELEKFMETFKALKEGREPDYSEYKEFKLTVENIGYQMLMKMGWKEGEGLGSDGQGIKNPVSKGTTAVDGAGFGIDRPAELTKEDDEYEAFRKRMMLAYRFRPNPLNNPRRPYY, from the exons ATGGACAACGCCAGGGATGCGCCAG GGAAGGCGAGCCGGTGGTTTGGGGTCGCACAGTCTAAATCGGCCAAGACGAACGTGAATATTCTTCACCAAGAGGAACTGATAGcgcagaaaaagagagagatcgaggccaggctggagcagcaagCGAGGCAGAATTACCTGAGCATACAGCAGCTGCCTCTCTTCGGAGA AGATGACGGTACTGAAAATGAAGCCTGTGTTTCCAACAAGTTTGTTAATGATGGCAGTTTCCTCCAGCAGTTTCTcaagctgcagaaggaaaagtcaaGTACTG AACCTCCCCCAAGTTCTACTAATAACTCGGCAAACACTTCTGCACCAAATGTTGGGAAGAAACCTATGCTGTTTGGGAAGCGCCCCGGTCAGGTCCTGAGCAGCATGCTGCACCAAGCGAAGAACTACTCCCATTTCAAACAGACCCCAGTCGTTAACCGCCTCAGTGTGTTTCAGTCGCCAGATGAAGATGAGGAGGAAGATTATGAGCAGTGGTTGGAAATTAAAG TTTTACCCCCAGAGGATGCGGAGACCCGACAAGTGGTGGAAAAGCTGGCTAGGTTCGTGGCTGAAGGGGGACCAGAATTAGAGAAGGTCGCTATGGAAGACTACAAGGATAACCCAGCTTTTTC GTTTTTGCATGATAAGAACAGCAGAGAATTCCTTTACTACAGAAAGAAAGTGGCAGAGATAAGAAAAGAGAATCAAAGTTCTCAGGCATCCTCTTCTCAGAAAG TTTCACCCCCAGACGACGAAGAGACAAAGAACTCTGCTGAGAAACTGGCCAGGTTCATAGCAGACGGGGGTCCCGAGGTGGAAGCTATTGCCTTGCAGAACAACAGAGAGAACCATGCTTTCAG gtTTTTATATGAGCCAAACAGCAAAGGCTACAAGTATTACCGGCAGAAACTGGAGGAGTTCCGTAAGGCCAAAAGCAGCACTGCGTGCGCCCCCTTGCCTGTAGAGTCCAGTCTGAAAAGGAAGACCAGTCCTGAGGCATCGCCATCACCTTTGTGCTTACCGTCTTTGCCTTTGCCCCTGCCCTCACCTTTGCCTTTGCCCCTGCCTGTTCCCTCGCCCTCGCCTTTGCCCTTGCCTGTTCCTTCACCCTCGCCCCTGTCCTTGCCTGTGCCACTGCCCTTGCCCTTGCCTGTTCCCTCGCCTTTGCCCTTGCCCGTTCCCTCGTCCTTGCCCTCATCCTCATCCGTGCCCTCGCCTTCACCATCCTCTACAACTCCACCCGATCAGACAGCTACAACTCCTGCTGCAACAACTACTACAGCTACTGCTACAGGCACTACTAAAAAGAAGCGGAAGAGCAGGTGGGGGCCAGAGGAGGACAAGGTTGAATTGCCCCTCCCGCAGCTTGTCCAACAGCTGGattctccctcccctctttcAG TTCAGGACCTGAAGGGTCTTGGTTATGAAAAAGGGAAACCGGTTGGTTTGGTGGGTGTGACGGAGCTCTCCGAAGCccagaagaaacagctgaaggagcagcaggag ATGCAGCAGATGTACGACATGATCATGAAGCACAAGCGAGCCATGCAGGAGATGCAGATGATGTGGGAAAAGGCAATTCAGCAGCACCAACACGGCTATGACAGCGATGAAGAGGTGGACAGTGAGCTGGGGACGTGGGAGCACCAGCTTCGGCGCATGGAGATGGACAAGACACGAG AGTGGGCTGAGCAGCTGACCCAGATGGGCAGAGGGAAACATTTCATCGGAGATTTCCTTCCACCTGACGAGCTGGAGAAATTCATGGAGACATTCAAGGCATTGAAG GAAGGACGTGAGCCAGATTATTCTGAATACAAAGAGTTCAAATTGACTGTGGAAAACATAGGTTATCAAATGCTAATGAAGATGGGCTGGAAGGAAGGCGAGGGACTTGGCTCGGATGGACAGGGGATTAAAAACCCAGTCAGCAA GGGAACTACTGCTGTGGATGGGGCTGGTTTTGGCATTGATCGTCCTGCCGAGCTAACGAAGGAGGATGATGAGTACGAGGCATTCCGTAAACGGATGATGCTCGCCTACCGCTTCCGACCAAATCCATTG AACAATCCACGACGACCTTACTACTGA
- the SUGP1 gene encoding SURP and G-patch domain-containing protein 1 isoform X1, which produces MRQHSFSSPPFPIGKASRWFGVAQSKSAKTNVNILHQEELIAQKKREIEARLEQQARQNYLSIQQLPLFGEDDGTENEACVSNKFVNDGSFLQQFLKLQKEKSSTEPPPSSTNNSANTSAPNVGKKPMLFGKRPGQVLSSMLHQAKNYSHFKQTPVVNRLSVFQSPDEDEEEDYEQWLEIKVLPPEDAETRQVVEKLARFVAEGGPELEKVAMEDYKDNPAFSFLHDKNSREFLYYRKKVAEIRKENQSSQASSSQKVSPPDDEETKNSAEKLARFIADGGPEVEAIALQNNRENHAFRFLYEPNSKGYKYYRQKLEEFRKAKSSTACAPLPVESSLKRKTSPEASPSPLCLPSLPLPLPSPLPLPLPVPSPSPLPLPVPSPSPLSLPVPLPLPLPVPSPLPLPVPSSLPSSSSVPSPSPSSTTPPDQTATTPAATTTTATATGTTKKKRKSRWGPEEDKVELPLPQLVQQLDSPSPLSVQDLKGLGYEKGKPVGLVGVTELSEAQKKQLKEQQEMQQMYDMIMKHKRAMQEMQMMWEKAIQQHQHGYDSDEEVDSELGTWEHQLRRMEMDKTREWAEQLTQMGRGKHFIGDFLPPDELEKFMETFKALKEGREPDYSEYKEFKLTVENIGYQMLMKMGWKEGEGLGSDGQGIKNPVSKGTTAVDGAGFGIDRPAELTKEDDEYEAFRKRMMLAYRFRPNPLNNPRRPYY; this is translated from the exons ATGCGCCAG CATTCGTTTTCATCCCCCCCTTTTCCCATAGGGAAGGCGAGCCGGTGGTTTGGGGTCGCACAGTCTAAATCGGCCAAGACGAACGTGAATATTCTTCACCAAGAGGAACTGATAGcgcagaaaaagagagagatcgaggccaggctggagcagcaagCGAGGCAGAATTACCTGAGCATACAGCAGCTGCCTCTCTTCGGAGA AGATGACGGTACTGAAAATGAAGCCTGTGTTTCCAACAAGTTTGTTAATGATGGCAGTTTCCTCCAGCAGTTTCTcaagctgcagaaggaaaagtcaaGTACTG AACCTCCCCCAAGTTCTACTAATAACTCGGCAAACACTTCTGCACCAAATGTTGGGAAGAAACCTATGCTGTTTGGGAAGCGCCCCGGTCAGGTCCTGAGCAGCATGCTGCACCAAGCGAAGAACTACTCCCATTTCAAACAGACCCCAGTCGTTAACCGCCTCAGTGTGTTTCAGTCGCCAGATGAAGATGAGGAGGAAGATTATGAGCAGTGGTTGGAAATTAAAG TTTTACCCCCAGAGGATGCGGAGACCCGACAAGTGGTGGAAAAGCTGGCTAGGTTCGTGGCTGAAGGGGGACCAGAATTAGAGAAGGTCGCTATGGAAGACTACAAGGATAACCCAGCTTTTTC GTTTTTGCATGATAAGAACAGCAGAGAATTCCTTTACTACAGAAAGAAAGTGGCAGAGATAAGAAAAGAGAATCAAAGTTCTCAGGCATCCTCTTCTCAGAAAG TTTCACCCCCAGACGACGAAGAGACAAAGAACTCTGCTGAGAAACTGGCCAGGTTCATAGCAGACGGGGGTCCCGAGGTGGAAGCTATTGCCTTGCAGAACAACAGAGAGAACCATGCTTTCAG gtTTTTATATGAGCCAAACAGCAAAGGCTACAAGTATTACCGGCAGAAACTGGAGGAGTTCCGTAAGGCCAAAAGCAGCACTGCGTGCGCCCCCTTGCCTGTAGAGTCCAGTCTGAAAAGGAAGACCAGTCCTGAGGCATCGCCATCACCTTTGTGCTTACCGTCTTTGCCTTTGCCCCTGCCCTCACCTTTGCCTTTGCCCCTGCCTGTTCCCTCGCCCTCGCCTTTGCCCTTGCCTGTTCCTTCACCCTCGCCCCTGTCCTTGCCTGTGCCACTGCCCTTGCCCTTGCCTGTTCCCTCGCCTTTGCCCTTGCCCGTTCCCTCGTCCTTGCCCTCATCCTCATCCGTGCCCTCGCCTTCACCATCCTCTACAACTCCACCCGATCAGACAGCTACAACTCCTGCTGCAACAACTACTACAGCTACTGCTACAGGCACTACTAAAAAGAAGCGGAAGAGCAGGTGGGGGCCAGAGGAGGACAAGGTTGAATTGCCCCTCCCGCAGCTTGTCCAACAGCTGGattctccctcccctctttcAG TTCAGGACCTGAAGGGTCTTGGTTATGAAAAAGGGAAACCGGTTGGTTTGGTGGGTGTGACGGAGCTCTCCGAAGCccagaagaaacagctgaaggagcagcaggag ATGCAGCAGATGTACGACATGATCATGAAGCACAAGCGAGCCATGCAGGAGATGCAGATGATGTGGGAAAAGGCAATTCAGCAGCACCAACACGGCTATGACAGCGATGAAGAGGTGGACAGTGAGCTGGGGACGTGGGAGCACCAGCTTCGGCGCATGGAGATGGACAAGACACGAG AGTGGGCTGAGCAGCTGACCCAGATGGGCAGAGGGAAACATTTCATCGGAGATTTCCTTCCACCTGACGAGCTGGAGAAATTCATGGAGACATTCAAGGCATTGAAG GAAGGACGTGAGCCAGATTATTCTGAATACAAAGAGTTCAAATTGACTGTGGAAAACATAGGTTATCAAATGCTAATGAAGATGGGCTGGAAGGAAGGCGAGGGACTTGGCTCGGATGGACAGGGGATTAAAAACCCAGTCAGCAA GGGAACTACTGCTGTGGATGGGGCTGGTTTTGGCATTGATCGTCCTGCCGAGCTAACGAAGGAGGATGATGAGTACGAGGCATTCCGTAAACGGATGATGCTCGCCTACCGCTTCCGACCAAATCCATTG AACAATCCACGACGACCTTACTACTGA